One genomic segment of Mytilus galloprovincialis chromosome 5, xbMytGall1.hap1.1, whole genome shotgun sequence includes these proteins:
- the LOC143074136 gene encoding uncharacterized protein LOC143074136, protein MAALSEEEENYVRLAFLLKGVSPRAVRVFFDGQFPPANLSSTLSVSSNTLFGLKKKRVLNQAQWDILFPRTGVPSSQSFDVTLMICLIRNLTMVTQPINGFDSLPLPGETTPGSDLARIKYYRNILAHHDSNKIETVYFNTAWTIISDAVSRLGGQPMNKECQELKVKILDQSNQAIILVFKQSQEERKVLRQTVNSLEKEHLEVTENMMKLQDSNSTLQTEHSKESEHLSRLQDSNSSLQAEHSDLIVNLSSLQNAHSTLQAEHTKVTDNLIRLKDSHMTLQAEHSEVTELLEDPTPWNTRGQIQEDVEVWKEDDKLFIDTNRAKRVLKCIKENGCVVVTGSPGTGKSFLVRHVALEMQKEGFDILPVSNPEEIRNWYNPSKKTLYVVDNFCGTYAINQLQFENWKNLSEKIKTLIEKKPVKLIMSCRLQVYNDTKMKSLSFFQSCECNLLSEDMCLSKTEKQSIAEFYLKTNAFKINEFYDMFDCFPLLCQLYSKTLKGSIINFFKNPYTVYKEEIDKLQAVGAHGKYCALALCVMFNNCVKEEWLTGNVDKDIKTIIKNTYEECKVDKGMSRLVLRDELDSLTHTFIRKDGEIYSTIHDKLFEFLAFYFGSEMIQCLIKNASSELISERFLFKKISNSDNFIVVVPERYQKMYIKRMVDDWEGENVVDVFCNINMSNQIFRQRFLVYIQILEVSQQTQLARLYDKNNNSTPLIASCYIGDTDLVTWCLYNCVSNINHCQDGHTEIVSRLISNKTDLKRKIGIGESALFIACQKGYSEVLQLLIINKADVNKCIDTGESPLFNASGNGHIEVVQLLINNKADINMCKDTGESPLFIACHQGHIEIVEILINNKADINKFKDTGESPLFIACHQGHIEIVEMLINNKADINKCNDREMSPLFISCHEGHTEVVQMLINKNADINKCKDTGESPLFIACQNNRIEVVQMLIHNMADINKCRDTGSSPLYIACQNGYTEVVQMLICDNTDINKCIDTGESPMFVASKEGHIEIVQILIHNKADINKCRDTGVSPLFIACQEGHTEVVQMLINNKADTNKCKDTGESPLFIACQNGYTEQVQMLISNKADINKCRDTGVSPLFIVCQEGHTEVVQMLINNRADINKCNDTGESPLLIACQNGYTEQVQMLINNKADTNKCKDTGVSPLFIACKNGYTEQVEMLINNKADINKYRDNGVSPLFIACHEGHTEVVQMLINNRADIDKCRDTGESPLYIACQNGYYKQVQMLINNKADINMCRHTGESPLFIACHQGHTEVVQMLINNKAVINKRTDTGESPLFTACDNGYIRVVQMLINNQAAIDKCTITGTSPLSISCRKGQLEIVKIMINNKAEINKCTNSGVSPLFNACYLGHTEIVEMLINNKADINKCNDKDMSPLFIASLKGHTVVVQMLLNNNADFNKCSYTGESPLYIACQNGHTEVVEMIINTYADTDKCHMCNDKEMSPLFIACHEGHTEIVHMLINNKADINKCTYTGASPLYIACWKGQPDVVKLLIKNKAVIKKCDDEEISPLFIACQEGHTEVVKILINKRADINKCNFTEISPLYIACHHGHTEVVRILIKKKADINKCNDKEVSPLLIATQGGHTEIVKMLINNRADINKCRDTGESPMLIACSKGQFGIVELLLKNQADCNLKWNGLTPLDIARRENHTNIVHLLQRQNAYTIIYSRT, encoded by the exons ATGGCAGCCCTGTCTGAAGAAGAAGAGAATTATGTCCGATTAGCTTTTTTATTGAAAGGAGTGTCACCAAGAGCAGTTCGTGTTTTCTTTGACGGACAATTTCCACCTGCGAATCTATCATCAACACTGAGTGTAAGCTCTAACACTCTTTTTGGCCTGAAAAAGAAAAGAGTTTTGAACCAGGCTCAGTGGGATATTTTGTTTCCAAGAACTG GCGTTCCTAGTTCCCAAAGTTTTGATGTAACATTAATGATTTGTTTGATTAGAAACTTGACAATGGTTACTCAGCCAATCAATGGATTTGACAGTCTACCACTGCCTGGGGAGACAACTCCTGGATCTGATCTAGCCAGGATAAAATATTACAGGAATATACTAGCCCACCATGATAGTAATAAAATAGAGACTGTCTATTTCAATACAGCATGGACAATTATATCAGAT GCTGTAAGTAGATTGGGTGGTCAACCAATGAATAAAGAGTGCCAAGAATTAAAGGTGAAAATCTTAGATCAGTCAAATCAGGcaattattttagttttcaaacaatCTCAGGAAGAAAGAAAGGTTCTGAGACAAACAGTGAACAGTTTGGAAAAAGAGCACTTAGAAGTGACAGAAAATATGATGAAATTACAAGATTCTAACAGTACTTTACAGACTGAGCACTCAAAAGAGTCAGAACATCTGAGTAGGTTACAAGATTCTAACAGTTCCTTACAGGCTGAACACTCAGATTTGATAGTAAATCTGAGCAGTTTACAAAATGCTCACAGCACTTTACAGGCTGAACACACAAAAGTGACAGACAATCTTATCAGGCTAAAAGATTCTCACATGACTTTACAGGCTGAGCACTCAGAAGTGACAGAACTTTTAGAAGACCCAACACCATGGAACACCAGAG GACAAATACAAGAGGATGTAGAAGTTTGGAAAGAAGATGACAAATTGTTTATAGATACAAACAGAGCAAAACGTGTATTAAAGTGTATTAAAGAAAATGGATGTGTTGTTGTCACGGGAAGTCCAGGTACAGGAAAATCATTCTTGGTGCGTCATGTAGCTCTAGAGATGCAAAAAGAAGGCTTTGATATATTACCAGTATCAAACCCGGAAGAAATTCGCAATTGGTACAATCCAAGTAAGAAGACCCTATAtgttgttgataatttttgtgGAACATATGCTATAAATCAATTGCAGTTTGAAAACTGGAAAAATCTGTCggagaaaataaaaacattaatagaAAAGAAACCAGTTAAGTTAATTATGTCTTGCAGACTACAAGTTTATAACGATACAAAAATGAAATCTTTATCATTTTTTCAATCTTGCGAATGTAATCTTTTGTCTGAAGATATGTGTTtatcaaaaacagaaaaacaatctattgctgaattttatttgaaaacaaacgCTTTCAAGATCAATGAATTTTATGACATGTTTGATTGTTTTCCTCTTTTGTGCCAGTTATACAGCAAAACCTTAAAAGGAAGTATTATCAATTTCTTTAAGAACCCTTATACAGTTTACAAAGAAGAGATAGATAAATTACAGGCAGTGGGAGCACATGGCAAATACTGTGCGCTTGCTCTATGTGTCATGTTTAACAATTGTGTGAAAGAAGAATGGCTAACAGGAAATGTAGACAAAGatatcaaaacaattataaagaaCACGTATGAAGAATGTAAGGTGGACAAAGGAATGTCACGATTGGTTCTTCGTGATGAACTGGATTCCCTTACCCATACTTTTATCAGAAAGGATGGTGAAATTTACAGCACGATTCATGACAAACTGTTTGAATTTCTGGCTTTTTACTTTGGTAGTGAAATGATtcaatgtttaattaaaaatgCTTCAAGTGAATTGATAAGTGAAAGgtttctttttaaaaagataagCAATAGTGATAATTTTATAGTTGTTGTTCCAGAAAGATATCAGAAAATGTATATAAAGAGAATGGTAGATGACTGGGAAGGAGAAAATGTAGTGGATGTCTTCTGTAACATTAATATGAGcaatcaaattttcagacaaagaTTTTTAGTTTATATACAAATTTTGGAAGTATCACAGCAGACACAATTGGCTAGGctttatgataaaaataacaatagTACTCCATTGATAGCGAGCTGTTATATAGGAGATACTGATCTGGTCACATGGTGCTTATATAATTGTGTCAGTAATATAAATCATTGTCAAGATGGTCATACTGAAATTGTATCGAGGTTAATAAGCAATAAGACAgacttaaaaagaaaaataggtaTTGGAGAATCGGCTCTGTTCATTGCTTGCCAGAAAGGATATTCCGAAGTATTGCAGTTGTTAATAATCAATAAGGCAGACGTTAATAAGTGTATAGATACTGGCGAATCACCTCTGTTCAATGCTTCTGGAAATGGACATATCGAAGTAGTGCAGCTATtgataaacaataaggcagacattaatatgTGTAAAGATACTGGAGAatcacctctgttcattgcttgTCATCAAGGACACATTGAAATTGTTGAgattttaataaacaataaggcagacattaataagtttAAAGATACTGGAGAatcacctctgttcattgcttgTCATCAAGGACACATTGAAATAGTtgagatgttaataaacaataaggcagacattaataagtgtaatgATAGAGAAATGTCACCTCTGTTCATTTCTTGTCATGagggacatactgaagtagttcaaaTGTTAATAAACAAAAATGCTGATATCAATAAGTGTAAAGACACCGGAGAATCTCCTCTGTTTATTGCTTGTCAGAATAATCGTattgaagtagttcagatgttaatacaCAATatggctgacattaataagtgtagagatactggatcatcacctctgtacattgcttgtcagaatggaTATACTGAAGTTGTTCAGATGTTAATATGCGATAATACAGATATAAATAAGTGTATAGATACTGGAGAATCACCTATGTTCGTTGCTTCTAAGGAAGGACACATTGAAATAGTTCAGATATTAATACacaataaggcagacataaataagtgtagagatactggagtatcacctctgttcattgcttgtcaggaaggacacacagaagtagttcagatgttaataaacaataaggcagacacaAATAAGTGTAAGGATACTGGAGAATCACCTCTGTTCATAGCTTGTCAGAACGGATATACTGAAcaagttcagatgttaataagcaataaggcagacataaataagtgtagagatactggagtatcacctctgttcattgtttgtcaggaaggacatactgaagtagttcagatgttaataaacaatagggcagacattaataagtgtaatgATACCGGAGAATCACCTCTGTTGATAGCTTGTCAGAATGGATATACTGAACAAGTTCAAATGTtgataaacaataaggcagacactAATAAGTGTAAAGATACTGGAGTATCTCCTCTGTTCATTGCTTGTAAAAACGGATATACTGAACAAGTtgagatgttaataaacaataaggcagacattaataagtatAGAGATAATGGAGTatcacctctgttcattgcttgCCATGAAGGACacactgaagtagttcagatgttgaTAAACAATAGGGCAGACATTGACAAGTGTAGAGATACTGGAGAATCACCTCTGTATATTGCTTGTCAGAATGGATATTATAAAcaagttcagatgttaataaacaataaggcagacattaacaTGTGTAGACATACTGGAGAatcacctctgttcattgcttgtcaccagggacatactgaagtagtacaaatgttaataaacaataaagcAGTAATAAACAAGCGTACCGATACTGGAGAATCGCCTCTGTTCACTGCTTGCGATAATGGATATATTAGAGTTGTtcaaatgttaataaacaatCAGGCAGCCATTGATAAGTGTACCATTACTGGTACATCGCCTCTGTCCATTTCTTGTCGGAAAGGACAACTTGAAATAGTTAAGATAATGATAAATAACAAGGCAGAAATTAATAAGTGTACAAATAGCGGAGTATCTCCTCTGTTCAATGCTTGTTACCtaggacatactgaaatagttgagatgttaataaacaataaggcagacattaataagtgtaatgATAAAGACATGTCTCCTCTTTTCATTGCTAGTTTGAAGGGACATACTGTAGTAGTTCAAATGTTACTAAACAATAACGCAGACTTTAATAAGTGTTCATATACTGGagaatcacctctgtacattgcttgtcagaatggacatactgaagtagttgaGATGATAATAAACACTTATGCAGACACTGATAAGTGTCACATGTgtaatgataaagaaatgtcacctctgttcattgcttgTCATGAGGGACATACTGAAATTGTTCATATGTTAATAAataataaggcagacattaataagtgtacatATACTGGAGCATCACCTTTGTACATTGCCTGTTGGAAAGGGCAACCTGATGTTGTAAagttgttaataaaaaataaggcAGTAATTAAAAAGTGTGATGATGAAGAAATATCTCCTCTGTTCattgcttgtcaggaaggacatactgaagttgTTAAGATTTTGATCAACAAAAgagcagacattaataagtgtaattttactgaaatatcacctctgtacattgcttgtcaccatggacatactgaagtagttcgcattttaataaagaaaaaggcAGACATCAATAAGTGTAACGATAAAGAAGTATCACCTTTGCTCATTGCTACTCAGGGAGGACATACTGAAATTGTTAAGATGTTAATTAACAATAGGGCAGACATTAACAAATGTAGAGATACCGGAGAATCTCCCATGTTAATAGCTTGTTCTAAGGGTCAATTTGGGATTGTGGAattgttattaaaaaatcaaGCAGATTGTAACTTAAAATGGAATGGCCTGACACCACTAGACATTGCTAGAAGAGAAAACCATACcaatattgtacatttattaCAGAGACAGAATGCATATACTATTATATACAGTCGAACCTAG